A stretch of Plasmodium chabaudi chabaudi strain AS genome assembly, chromosome: 14 DNA encodes these proteins:
- a CDS encoding CIR protein — MNENMCRILEGVWGDFPDTLDGAGNYQFKNDEINATYCKDNIENCKTDLDKINVGCFVLFEIFFKDSDSLMENAKNNINIAGYILAWLSYILTRKTNDGINNLNDFYNMYIKDKEKYTAKINGVTGYTSYQNLIDKYKELMTIDIQDMSKLYPPLKSLCDLYNGCIICQSDCQNCLEKANDFAKKYNELNENSDNNQSNSYKNVLYSLSTDYNNLKKYRSEVCGSCYDASFPDIEAPQGSFQIFEATPSSSSIASKLIPALLVFAIPVFLGVSYKYSLFGFDKRFQRQYLREKLKKIKKKMNRYI, encoded by the exons atgaatgaaaatatg tGTCGAATTTTAGAGGGTGTATGGGGGGATTTCCCAGATACATTGGATGGTGCTGGAAACtatcaatttaaaaatgacgAAATAAATGCAACTTATTGTAAAgataatattgaaaattgTAAGACTGATCTcgataaaattaatgttGGATGTTTCGTTTTGTTTgagatattttttaaggaTTCTGATTCGCTTATggaaaatgcaaaaaataatatcaatATTGCTGGATACATTTTGGCATGGTtaagttatatattaacCAGAAAGACAAATGACGGAATCAATAACttaaatgatttttataatatgtatataaaggATAAAGAGAAATATACTGCGAAAATAAATGGTGTCACTGGATATACAAGTTATCAGAATCttattgataaatataaggaATTGATGACTATTGATATTCAAGATATGTCTAAATTGTATCCTCCATTAAAATCATTATGTGACTTGTATAATGGATGCATTATATGCCAGTCAGATTGCCAAAATTGCTTAGAAAAGGCCAACGATTTtgctaaaaaatataatgaactTAATGAAAATTCTGATAATAATCAAAGcaattcatataaaaatgtattgtATAGTTTATCAActgattataataatttaaaaaagtatcGTTCTGAAGTTTGCGGCAGTTGCTACGATGCTTCCTTTCCCGATATAGAAGCGCCGCAAGGTTCTTTCCAAATTTTCGAAGCTACACCATCAAGTTCGTCGATAGCAAGCAAATTAATTCCAGCTTTATTGGTATTTGCAATACCAGTTTTCTTAGGAGTTTCTTATAAg TATTCGTTATTTGGATTCGATAAACGATTTCAAAGACAATATTTAAGAgaaaaactaaaaaaaataaagaagaaaatgaatcGTTATATATGA
- a CDS encoding CIR protein, whose amino-acid sequence MENSSYDIGDVYRDIYAIEDYFYVMDDGEFRVDRQHESILKYCNYKNTSGTYKCNDYIEMTSCSVIYLLKTLKDNYKLEDDKLAEYVILWLSYKLNRHSKCSATNLNEFYTNHIKTNKCYNEKIKDGDTTTYKDIIDKKKDLMDIKEISKFSSLFSILSYLYYLFHGECLDCEKIWKLAKNFADILEELNEDSNIKEKSLHTQILSTLLDDYNNLINKYGNKCSIFQSFPELTPKNKHVESSLQTSEGASSSSSMLNTVIPVLSTFSVISFFLGVAYKYSLFGFGKRSQKQYLREKRKKIKRKEYNYILFDESDYSRNSNNY is encoded by the exons ATGGAAAATTCAAGTTATGATATTGGGGATGTg tATAGAGACATTTATGCGATCGAGgactatttttatgtgaTGGATGATGGTGAATTTAGAGTTGATAGACAACACGAATCAATCCTCAAATATTGTAATTACAAGAATACCTCAGGAACTTATAAATGTAATGATTATATTGAAATGACTAGTTGTAgtgttatttatttgctaAAAACGTTAAAGGACAACTATAAATTAGAAGATGATAAACTTGCCGAATACGTTATTTTATGGTTAAGTTATAAACTAAATCGACATTCAAAATGTAGTGCCACCAATTTAAACGAATTTTATActaatcatataaaaacaaataagtGTTATAAtgagaaaataaaagatggTGATACTACGACTTATAAGGATAttatagataaaaaaaaagatttgATGGatattaaagaaatatcTAAATTTAGTAGTCTATTTAGTATATTAtcttatttgtattatttatttcatggTGAATGTTTGGATTGCGAAAAAATTTGGAAATTAGCTAAAAATTTTGCTGATATACTTGAAGAACTTAATGAAGATTCtaatattaaagaaaagAGTCTACATACTCAAATATTGTCTACATTATTAGATGattataacaatttaataaataaatatggtaATAAATGCAGCATTTTTCAATCTTTTCCAGAATTAACCcccaaaaataaacatgtaGAAAGTTCTTTACAAACTTCTGAAGGTGCATCATCAAGTTCATCGATGTTAAACACAGTAATTCCAGTTTTATCGACATTTTCTgtaatatcatttttcttGGGAGTTGCTTATAAG tattcattatttggatTTGGTAAACGATCtcaaaaacaatatttaagagaaaaacgaaaaaaaataaagaggaaagagtataattatatattattcgaCGAGAGTGATTATTCCAGgaatagtaataattattGA